The genomic stretch GGCCCACGAAAGAGAGTACGTTACACAAGAAGAGGAACTGAAGAGAATGACTATTTTCCTGGAAAATCTGAAGTTTGTACGAGAACACAATGAAAAGTTTGGAAAGGGTGAAGTTTCTTTTGACgttgaaatcaataaattttcgGATTTGGTAAGTAAATAAACACCCATAGGCCTAAAACAAATGATACTGAGATACAGTGAAACTCATAGATATGATTCTATACATTACACTCTCTTCTtgtatttatatctaataaacTTTGTCTATTTATGTGTTgtatttagattataatttaaatgtataacttagGTTAATGCAGAAACTGCCCgtgaaaaaatacttttatacacaACGCAggtattgcagcgtctggtatctgacggtGTCTGAAACATGACTCCTGGAAACTGAAGTCATGTTTCTTCCGAAGCGATCCAAAGAATGTCACCGACGAAGAAGCTCATAACGAAATCTTTTAGAAATCAGAGACACTTATACATAGGCGAAGTGGCAAACTCATTGTCttgtcaggtgcacaattgaattCACAATGATGTCTCTGATACGATCTCTTAGCAAGGCGGAATAACCGAACCTTTCATACCAGAAATTGTAGGAAGTGTTAATTCGGTTTGAATGCCGAATTCGGcagaacacaaaaataaataaaaggaaggAAAACTGGATTTGGACTCGGCAATCAAAGAATTTTATACATCTCGCACTGATATACTACTGTATTTCTTCGTAATACTCTTAATATTAAGATACTTTTTGACAGCCACTCTGAAAAATCACGTAATATTGTTCATCGAATGTGTGATAATCACTTATTTCCCCATTCCACGTATTCCTGCTGCACGGTTTCCATACAGAGACACTTAGCGGGATACTGGTTACCTTATTCAACGTTATTTAATTATCTAGCCATCAGTttgtaatggaaaataaatttagatcgCACGATATTGCGCACATTTCAAATTTTCATGTTAAGGTACAGGTCTGCAgtacttaaataatacaatataagtgTTTTGCTTATTTTAAGGATAAATTTCTTATTATACATATCAAAAGAGCGTACACAATCAACTGTATTTTCACGGCATATTTAACTTAATGACAATAGAGCGCTTATCAagcgtttaataatatttttatgaataactaaactaataaaaaactttgcagtttaatatttttatgtattacccaaaaaatataatatcaattaaattgCCCAAGTAATGGGCATATAATAAGAATTCTTTTCTATTCCCACACAGACCACCGAGGAGTTCGTTACCATGATGAATGGCTACAAGCGCCCAGAGGGACGCGAGAGGACTGGAGATGCCTTCGACGACTCAGAGAACGTCAGGCTCCCTAAGAACGTGGACTGGAGGAAGAAAGGAGCTGTCACTGAAGTCAAGGACCAAGGACTTTGTGGATCTTGCTGGGCTTTCAGTGCTGTAATTCTGTGAGCAGTCATAAAATGTGTACTAtagattattattgatatattgaaGTCTCagctatttatataataaaataatttaaatgtctataaaactattttgaagtGACGTTGTGTAAAACAGACTGGAAGTCTCAGGGTCAACACTACTTGAAGTCTAAGAAGCTGGTCTCACTCAGTGAACAGAATCTTATGGACTGCTCAACTGCTGAAGGAAACAATGGATGTCACGGTGGTCTCATGGATAATGCTTTCATTTACGTGAAAAAGAACAAGGGCATTGACACAGAGGCATCTTACCGCTACGAGGGTAAGGTACGTAAATAATGCAGCTTacttct from Homalodisca vitripennis isolate AUS2020 chromosome 2, UT_GWSS_2.1, whole genome shotgun sequence encodes the following:
- the LOC124355404 gene encoding procathepsin L-like → MKLLLLSALVAVALSHPLEVSEEDHAQWELFKVAHEREYVTQEEELKRMTIFLENLKFVREHNEKFGKGEVSFDVEINKFSDLTTEEFVTMMNGYKRPEGRERTGDAFDDSENVRLPKNVDWRKKGAVTEVKDQGLCGSCWAFSASQGQHYLKSKKLVSLSEQNLMDCSTAEGNNGCHGGLMDNAFIYVKKNKGIDTEASYRYEGKSDTCRYDPKHKGATDNGYVDITSGSEKALQKAVATLGPISVDILANHTSFKHYKSGVYKDPDCSSIVLDHGVLAVGYGSAKKGGAYWLVKNSWGSNWGMNGYVMMARNFHNMCGIATMASYPKV